A window of the Juglans microcarpa x Juglans regia isolate MS1-56 chromosome 5D, Jm3101_v1.0, whole genome shotgun sequence genome harbors these coding sequences:
- the LOC121266573 gene encoding transcription factor RAX2-like produces the protein MGRAPCCDKANVKRGPWSPEEDATLKEYIEKHGTGGNWIALPQKAGLKRCGKSCRLRWLNYLRPNIKHGEFSDDEDRIICTLFATIGSRWSIIAAQLPGRTDNDIKNYWNTKLKKKFIGIFPPSQRKTHPVLTLSNALQTSSSSSSTTTSTSSYQGSNISYYNPTTSFTGLEPIPSLFRSNYSAANAATILQARENLVGQLQNCYVKDNLLMFGGEASCSSSDGSSNILISHSNERREYEYGAGTGGGGVVETYEVQMAPQNCFYNGVEGNQRFTVSSGGDHHLNGWIEKPNHKKFYEQQLDCGFDEIKQLISTDGGSNFLFDEHKTEETLLYY, from the exons atgggaagGGCTCCTTGTTGTGACAAGGCAAACGTGAAAAGAGGGCCATGGTCACCTGAAGAAGATGCAACGCTAAAAGAGTATATAGAGAAACATGGGACTGGAGGGAATTGGATAGCTCTTCCTCAGAAAGctg GTCTTAAGAGATGTGGGAAAAGCTGCAGATTAAGATGGCTTAACTATCTCAGACCCAACATTAAACACGGTGAATTCTCTGATGATGAAGATAGGATCATATGTACCCTCTTCGCTACCATTGGAAGCAG GTGGTCAATAATAGCAGCTCAGTTGCCAGGCAGAACTGACAATGATATTAAGAACTACTGGAACACCAAGCTTAAGAAGAAATTCATTGGTATATTTCCTCCATCTCAGCGAAAAACTCACCCAGTACTCACCCTCTCAAATGCCCTTCAAActtcatcatcatcgtcatcaacAACAACATCTACTTCATCATACCAAGGCAGCAACATTAGTTACTACAACCCTACCACTTCTTTCACAGGCTTAGAGCCGATTCCAAGTCTTTTCAGAAGCAATTATTCTGCTGCTAATGCAGCTACAATTCTTCAAGCCCGAGAAAACTTGGTGGGACAGCTACAAAATTGCTATGTAAAAGATAATCTGCTCATGTTTGGGGGTGAAGCTAGTTGTAGCTCTTCTGATGGAAGTTCCAACATCCTGATCAGCCATAGCAATGAAAGAAGAGAGTATGAATATGGCGCTGgcactggtggtggtggtgtagTTGAAACTTATGAAGTACAGATGGCTCCTCAGAATTGCTTTTACAATGGGGTCGAAGGAAATCAGAGGTTCACGGTTTCCAGTGGTGGTGATCATCATCTTAACGGTTGGATTGAAAAGCcaaatcacaaaaaattctATGAACAACAATTAGACTGTGGCTTTGACGAAATTAAGCAGCTGATTAGCACCGATGGTGGCAGCAACTTTTTGTTTGACGAACACAAGACGGAGGAAACGTTGTTGTATTATTGA